Proteins encoded by one window of Panicum virgatum strain AP13 chromosome 7N, P.virgatum_v5, whole genome shotgun sequence:
- the LOC120682051 gene encoding uncharacterized protein LOC120682051 isoform X3: protein MLICSVLNPSSLKRQYVVSCPVWHLFAVKLSGDPAAWAAWPVAAVVKVKTLDEGASTITRMATSSFNPPQQGCTASAHCSRASFLPSWILGDSSAPVGLGCLILCQVFLLFRVCPVMVTATRALSDQGLPCNYYRSVKELTGEPSGSLFPLEENCLLSELSCASFLGC from the exons ATGTTGATCTGCTCTGTGCTAAATCCTTCATCCTTAAAGAG GCAATATGTTGTTTCTTGCCCAGTCTGGCATCTCTTTGCAGTGAAATT GTCAGGGGATCCAGCAGCATGGGCGGCGTGGCCGGTGGCAGCAGTAGTGAAGGTCAAGACCTTGGATGAAGGGGCGTCCACCATAACACGCATGGCCACCTCGTCCTTCAACCCCCCACAGCAAGGCTGTACAGCTTCAGCTCACTGCTCCAGAGCATCGTTCTTGCCTTCTTGGATCTTGG GTGATTCGTCCGCACCTGTGGGTCTCGGGTGCCTCATTCTGTGCCAAGTCTTTTTGTTGTTCAGAGTGTGCCCAGTAATG GTTACCGCCACTCGAGCACTTTCAGATCAGGGACTTCCTTGTAATTACTATAGGTCTGTGAAAGAACTAACTGGCGAGCCGTCTGGAAGCCTGTTTCCTCTGGAAGAAAACTGTTTGTTATCAGAGCTGTCATGTGCTTCCTTTCTTGGTTGCTAA
- the LOC120682051 gene encoding uncharacterized protein LOC120682051 isoform X4 translates to MLICSVLNPSSLKRSGDPAAWAAWPVAAVVKVKTLDEGASTITRMATSSFNPPQQGCTASAHCSRASFLPSWILGDSSAPVGLGCLILCQVFLLFRVCPVMVTATRALSDQGLPCNYYRSVKELTGEPSGSLFPLEENCLLSELSCASFLGC, encoded by the exons ATGTTGATCTGCTCTGTGCTAAATCCTTCATCCTTAAAGAG GTCAGGGGATCCAGCAGCATGGGCGGCGTGGCCGGTGGCAGCAGTAGTGAAGGTCAAGACCTTGGATGAAGGGGCGTCCACCATAACACGCATGGCCACCTCGTCCTTCAACCCCCCACAGCAAGGCTGTACAGCTTCAGCTCACTGCTCCAGAGCATCGTTCTTGCCTTCTTGGATCTTGG GTGATTCGTCCGCACCTGTGGGTCTCGGGTGCCTCATTCTGTGCCAAGTCTTTTTGTTGTTCAGAGTGTGCCCAGTAATG GTTACCGCCACTCGAGCACTTTCAGATCAGGGACTTCCTTGTAATTACTATAGGTCTGTGAAAGAACTAACTGGCGAGCCGTCTGGAAGCCTGTTTCCTCTGGAAGAAAACTGTTTGTTATCAGAGCTGTCATGTGCTTCCTTTCTTGGTTGCTAA
- the LOC120682051 gene encoding uncharacterized protein LOC120682051 isoform X1 — translation MLICSVLNPSSLKRCRCHTLPTLYQGVHFLLKLTRIHSVFILFERQYVVSCPVWHLFAVKFRSGDPAAWAAWPVAAVVKVKTLDEGASTITRMATSSFNPPQQGCTASAHCSRASFLPSWILGDSSAPVGLGCLILCQVFLLFRVCPVMVTATRALSDQGLPCNYYRSVKELTGEPSGSLFPLEENCLLSELSCASFLGC, via the exons ATGTTGATCTGCTCTGTGCTAAATCCTTCATCCTTAAAGAGGTGCCGCTGCCACACTCTCCCAACATTATACCAAGGCGTGCACTTTTTATTGAAGCTGACTAGGATTCATTCTGTTTTTATCTTATTTGAGAGGCAATATGTTGTTTCTTGCCCAGTCTGGCATCTCTTTGCAGTGAAATT CAGGTCAGGGGATCCAGCAGCATGGGCGGCGTGGCCGGTGGCAGCAGTAGTGAAGGTCAAGACCTTGGATGAAGGGGCGTCCACCATAACACGCATGGCCACCTCGTCCTTCAACCCCCCACAGCAAGGCTGTACAGCTTCAGCTCACTGCTCCAGAGCATCGTTCTTGCCTTCTTGGATCTTGG GTGATTCGTCCGCACCTGTGGGTCTCGGGTGCCTCATTCTGTGCCAAGTCTTTTTGTTGTTCAGAGTGTGCCCAGTAATG GTTACCGCCACTCGAGCACTTTCAGATCAGGGACTTCCTTGTAATTACTATAGGTCTGTGAAAGAACTAACTGGCGAGCCGTCTGGAAGCCTGTTTCCTCTGGAAGAAAACTGTTTGTTATCAGAGCTGTCATGTGCTTCCTTTCTTGGTTGCTAA
- the LOC120682051 gene encoding uncharacterized protein LOC120682051 isoform X2 encodes MLICSVLNPSSLKRCRCHTLPTLYQGVHFLLKLTRIHSVFILFERQYVVSCPVWHLFAVKLSGDPAAWAAWPVAAVVKVKTLDEGASTITRMATSSFNPPQQGCTASAHCSRASFLPSWILGDSSAPVGLGCLILCQVFLLFRVCPVMVTATRALSDQGLPCNYYRSVKELTGEPSGSLFPLEENCLLSELSCASFLGC; translated from the exons ATGTTGATCTGCTCTGTGCTAAATCCTTCATCCTTAAAGAGGTGCCGCTGCCACACTCTCCCAACATTATACCAAGGCGTGCACTTTTTATTGAAGCTGACTAGGATTCATTCTGTTTTTATCTTATTTGAGAGGCAATATGTTGTTTCTTGCCCAGTCTGGCATCTCTTTGCAGTGAAATT GTCAGGGGATCCAGCAGCATGGGCGGCGTGGCCGGTGGCAGCAGTAGTGAAGGTCAAGACCTTGGATGAAGGGGCGTCCACCATAACACGCATGGCCACCTCGTCCTTCAACCCCCCACAGCAAGGCTGTACAGCTTCAGCTCACTGCTCCAGAGCATCGTTCTTGCCTTCTTGGATCTTGG GTGATTCGTCCGCACCTGTGGGTCTCGGGTGCCTCATTCTGTGCCAAGTCTTTTTGTTGTTCAGAGTGTGCCCAGTAATG GTTACCGCCACTCGAGCACTTTCAGATCAGGGACTTCCTTGTAATTACTATAGGTCTGTGAAAGAACTAACTGGCGAGCCGTCTGGAAGCCTGTTTCCTCTGGAAGAAAACTGTTTGTTATCAGAGCTGTCATGTGCTTCCTTTCTTGGTTGCTAA